Proteins from a single region of Crassaminicella profunda:
- a CDS encoding hybrid sensor histidine kinase/response regulator — translation MNTNDAEFFKKLRSTFKIEAHEHLRNLSLALMDLEKIPTLEDQKTIVETIHREFHSLKGAARAVSMKEIETICHILETIFSKAKKKTLRFNVEMFDIFNKALDNIEEILSLHEDHVKDISEIMNELKKIECGNFEKKEIMKSNDVHIQADRSINLSTHIKPHKNIEPNHIQEEKENKIKAKEHLKSKEDIKKQNMHKAKITEDSKDEIVRISKAKLDVLLLQGEEMIYAKLSAIQRAKEIKEIKELFDLWRKEKDFHNMEMLENHMDRLLKSAKNEAKMTETMIDTFMENIKGIMLLPFSSIIEMFPKMVRDLSRHVGKEIEFISNGKEIEVDRRILEEMKDPLMHIIRNCIDHGIEEQKERKRLNKPLKGTINLTITQVSSDKVEIKISDDGAGIDIDKVKEKVVKNKLLTREQVDRMNDENAKMLIFKSGLSTSDIITDLSGRGLGLPIVYEKVQKLEGTIAVKSERGKGTVFTIVLPITISTNRGILVKVAKQDFVIPTGKVEKVLRIKKDQLKIVENRATIMLDESIIPVLKLQDLLELKNEKIEQPFRDVISILVVKEMKNKIGLSVDEIIIEQEVLVKRFNKQLKKVRNIAGATILGSGQVVPILDVQDLIKSSLRSGIQSLKIIKDIGNHKNENKSIIVVEDSITSRTLLKNILETQGYSVKTAVDGLQGWKMLKSEKFDLVITDVEMPKMNGFELTAKIREDYENSEIPIILVTSLESREDKERGIDVGASAYIVKSDFQQNNLLEIVKRLI, via the coding sequence ATGAATACAAATGATGCTGAATTTTTTAAGAAACTTCGTTCCACTTTCAAGATAGAGGCTCATGAGCACCTAAGAAACCTTTCTTTGGCATTAATGGATTTGGAAAAAATACCTACTTTAGAAGATCAAAAAACAATTGTTGAAACCATACATAGAGAGTTTCATAGCTTAAAAGGTGCAGCTAGAGCGGTAAGTATGAAAGAAATTGAAACCATATGCCATATACTAGAAACTATATTCTCTAAAGCAAAGAAAAAAACATTAAGATTCAATGTAGAGATGTTTGATATTTTTAATAAAGCACTTGATAATATAGAAGAGATTCTTTCTTTACATGAAGATCATGTTAAAGATATTTCAGAAATTATGAACGAATTGAAAAAAATAGAATGTGGCAATTTTGAGAAAAAAGAGATCATGAAATCTAATGATGTACATATACAGGCTGATCGTAGTATAAATTTAAGTACCCATATAAAGCCTCATAAGAATATAGAACCTAATCATATACAAGAAGAAAAAGAGAATAAGATAAAAGCTAAAGAACATCTTAAATCAAAAGAAGATATAAAAAAACAAAATATGCATAAGGCAAAAATTACTGAAGATAGTAAGGATGAAATTGTTAGAATTTCAAAAGCTAAATTAGATGTTTTGTTACTTCAAGGAGAAGAAATGATTTATGCAAAGCTTTCAGCGATTCAGAGGGCTAAGGAGATTAAAGAAATTAAGGAATTATTCGATTTATGGAGAAAAGAAAAGGATTTTCATAATATGGAAATGTTAGAAAATCATATGGATAGATTGTTAAAATCTGCTAAAAATGAAGCGAAAATGACAGAAACCATGATAGATACTTTTATGGAAAATATAAAAGGCATCATGCTTCTTCCTTTTTCTTCTATAATCGAAATGTTTCCTAAGATGGTTAGGGATTTATCTAGACATGTGGGAAAAGAAATTGAATTTATCAGCAATGGAAAAGAAATAGAAGTGGACAGAAGGATTCTAGAAGAAATGAAAGATCCTCTTATGCATATTATTAGAAATTGTATTGATCATGGGATAGAAGAACAAAAAGAGAGAAAGAGGCTAAATAAACCTTTAAAAGGAACAATCAACTTAACGATTACACAGGTAAGTAGTGATAAAGTAGAGATTAAAATTTCTGATGATGGAGCAGGCATTGATATTGACAAAGTTAAAGAAAAGGTTGTTAAAAATAAACTTTTGACACGAGAACAAGTTGACCGAATGAATGATGAAAATGCAAAAATGCTTATTTTTAAATCAGGCCTTTCTACAAGCGATATTATAACGGATCTATCTGGTAGAGGATTAGGATTGCCTATTGTATATGAAAAAGTACAAAAGCTTGAAGGGACTATAGCAGTAAAAAGTGAAAGGGGAAAGGGGACCGTATTTACGATTGTATTACCTATAACTATTTCTACTAATAGAGGAATTCTTGTAAAGGTAGCAAAACAAGATTTTGTCATACCAACAGGAAAAGTTGAAAAGGTGCTTAGAATTAAAAAAGATCAATTGAAAATAGTGGAAAATAGGGCTACAATAATGTTAGATGAAAGCATTATCCCTGTTCTTAAACTTCAAGATTTATTGGAATTGAAAAATGAAAAAATAGAACAGCCCTTTAGGGATGTAATTTCAATTTTAGTTGTGAAAGAGATGAAAAATAAGATAGGACTTAGTGTAGATGAGATCATTATAGAACAGGAAGTTCTTGTAAAAAGGTTTAATAAACAATTAAAAAAGGTTAGAAATATTGCAGGAGCAACAATCTTAGGTTCAGGACAGGTGGTACCTATATTAGATGTACAAGATTTAATCAAATCATCACTTAGAAGTGGTATTCAATCTCTAAAGATCATTAAGGATATAGGAAACCATAAAAATGAGAATAAATCTATTATTGTAGTAGAAGATTCAATTACATCAAGAACACTTTTGAAAAATATATTAGAGACACAAGGATATTCGGTGAAAACTGCTGTTGATGGACTACAAGGATGGAAAATGTTGAAATCTGAAAAATTTGATCTTGTGATAACAGATGTTGAAATGCCTAAGATGAATGGATTTGAGTTGACTGCAAAAATTAGAGAAGATTATGAAAATTCAGAAATACCTATTATTCTTGTAACTTCCCTTGAATCAAGGGAAGATAAGGAGCGAGGTATAGATGTGGGCGCTAGTGCGTATATTGTAAAAAGTGATTTTCAACAAAATAATTTGTTGGAAATTGTAAAAAGACTCATATAA